In Alkalihalobacillus sp. TS-13, the following are encoded in one genomic region:
- a CDS encoding AbgT family transporter, which yields MNRNTSNNIETANKGFMLRFLDRVEVLGNKLPHPFMLFIYLALGIIVLSAVISMFNVTVDHPGTGEEVAIKSLISGEGLKYILTSMLTNFVEFKPLGLVLGMMLGIGLAQKVGLIQTFMKKTIINAPPKLVTYAVVLTGILGNLASDAAFIIVPPIAAMVFLTLGRHPIAGLAAGFAGVGAGFTANFLITGTDALLSGISTEVAKNIGDGITVTPVDNYFFMVFSVIMLMTLGTWITEKIVEPKLGKYEGTNDDKELEEIKPVESRGLRNAGIAALIYATLLALALFLPNSALRNEEGGLIPSPFLDGIVPIILFFFIAVAVAYGITVKKINSTADVPKLMGESMKDMSGFIILIFAAAQFIAYFDWTNIGVWIAVSGAEFLQSINMTGLPVIVGFILLAAVLNLLIFSGSAQWALMAPVFIPMFALLDYNPAFTQMAYRIADSSTNIITPLNPYVPMILAFMKEYDKKAGFGTLFSVMLPYTVIFLTIWTILFVIWSLLGLPIGPGIHMKL from the coding sequence ATGAATCGAAATACTTCAAACAACATTGAAACTGCTAACAAAGGGTTCATGCTCAGATTCCTTGATAGGGTGGAGGTACTCGGGAATAAACTTCCGCATCCTTTCATGCTTTTCATATACCTGGCATTAGGGATCATCGTCTTGTCTGCTGTCATCAGCATGTTCAATGTGACAGTCGATCATCCTGGAACAGGAGAAGAGGTCGCAATCAAAAGTTTAATCTCAGGTGAAGGGCTGAAATACATCCTCACCTCCATGCTGACGAACTTTGTGGAATTCAAACCACTCGGCCTCGTGCTTGGTATGATGCTCGGGATCGGGCTTGCCCAGAAAGTCGGTCTGATTCAGACATTCATGAAAAAAACGATCATCAATGCACCGCCTAAGCTCGTCACATATGCAGTTGTGCTTACAGGTATTTTAGGCAACCTGGCGTCTGATGCTGCGTTCATCATCGTACCGCCGATCGCAGCGATGGTCTTCCTGACACTCGGTCGACATCCAATCGCTGGACTTGCTGCTGGGTTTGCAGGGGTTGGGGCTGGTTTTACCGCCAACTTCCTTATCACTGGTACTGACGCGCTCTTATCCGGAATATCCACTGAGGTCGCCAAAAACATCGGAGACGGAATAACCGTAACACCAGTAGATAACTATTTCTTCATGGTTTTCTCTGTCATCATGCTCATGACGCTCGGTACATGGATTACAGAAAAAATCGTCGAGCCGAAACTCGGAAAATATGAAGGAACAAACGATGATAAAGAACTCGAAGAAATCAAGCCGGTCGAGTCTCGTGGCCTACGCAATGCCGGGATTGCTGCACTCATCTATGCAACTCTACTTGCTCTAGCACTCTTTTTACCAAACTCAGCACTACGGAATGAAGAAGGAGGCCTGATCCCATCCCCATTCTTAGATGGAATCGTCCCGATCATCCTATTCTTCTTTATTGCTGTAGCGGTCGCCTATGGGATCACGGTTAAAAAAATAAACAGCACAGCTGACGTACCGAAGTTAATGGGTGAGTCGATGAAAGACATGTCCGGATTCATCATCCTGATCTTTGCTGCTGCACAATTCATCGCTTACTTCGACTGGACGAACATCGGTGTATGGATCGCTGTTTCCGGAGCGGAATTTTTACAGAGCATCAACATGACAGGATTGCCGGTCATCGTCGGATTCATTCTACTCGCTGCTGTCTTGAACCTATTGATTTTCAGTGGTTCAGCTCAGTGGGCATTGATGGCACCCGTGTTCATTCCGATGTTCGCTTTACTAGATTATAATCCTGCGTTCACACAGATGGCTTACCGTATCGCAGATTCATCTACGAACATCATCACACCATTGAACCCATATGTCCCGATGATTCTAGCGTTCATGAAGGAATACGATAAGAAGGCAGGATTCGGAACTCTGTTTTCAGTCATGCTGCCATATACGGTCATTTTCCTAACCATTTGGACAATCCTATTCGTCATTTGGAGTCTGCTTGGACTGCCGATCGGACCTGGAATCCACATGAAACTATAG
- a CDS encoding ABC transporter ATP-binding protein yields the protein MMSTSIAEDRQPLIQVKGLKKHFPITKGLFNQTVGTVRAVDGVDLEIYEGETLGIVGESGCGKSTTGQMLLGLLAPSEGSVTFEGKDLTTLSKEELRSMRRDLQVIFQDPYSSLNPRMTIEQLVGEPLKIHGLKKGKALREEVVRLLRVVGLDEHHLKRHPHEFSGGQRQRIGIARALALNPKVLICDEPVSALDVSIQAQILNLLKKLQREFNLTYVFIAHGLPAVRHISDRIAVMYLGKVVEIADRDSLFESPTHPYTEALLSAIPVADPTKRRIHKPLEGDLPNPSNPPSGCSFHTRCPYANERCVQEEPSLVEYKPGHHAACHYPLSVEE from the coding sequence ATGATGAGCACAAGTATTGCGGAGGATCGGCAGCCGTTGATTCAGGTTAAGGGTTTGAAAAAACACTTTCCGATTACAAAAGGCTTGTTCAATCAAACGGTTGGTACAGTCAGGGCTGTAGATGGCGTCGACCTTGAAATATACGAAGGGGAGACGCTTGGAATCGTCGGTGAATCCGGATGTGGGAAATCGACGACGGGACAAATGCTTTTAGGCTTGCTGGCCCCCTCAGAAGGATCCGTCACTTTTGAAGGAAAAGATTTAACTACGCTCTCTAAAGAGGAACTCCGGTCGATGAGGCGGGACCTTCAGGTGATTTTCCAGGATCCCTATTCCTCTTTGAATCCGAGGATGACGATTGAACAATTGGTCGGTGAACCGTTAAAAATCCACGGACTGAAAAAAGGAAAAGCGTTGCGTGAGGAAGTGGTCAGGTTACTCCGGGTTGTCGGCTTGGATGAGCACCATCTGAAGCGGCATCCGCATGAATTCAGTGGTGGGCAACGACAAAGGATAGGGATTGCTCGTGCTTTGGCTTTGAATCCGAAAGTGCTGATCTGTGACGAACCCGTTTCGGCACTTGACGTTTCCATTCAAGCGCAAATCTTGAATTTGCTGAAGAAACTGCAAAGGGAATTCAACCTTACCTATGTATTTATCGCTCATGGTCTGCCGGCTGTCCGCCATATCAGTGACCGGATCGCGGTGATGTATTTAGGGAAGGTCGTTGAAATCGCTGATCGGGACAGCTTGTTCGAAAGTCCGACGCACCCATATACGGAAGCGTTGCTGTCCGCAATTCCGGTGGCGGATCCGACAAAGCGGAGGATACACAAGCCATTGGAAGGCGATCTCCCGAATCCATCGAACCCGCCTTCAGGGTGCAGCTTTCATACTCGCTGCCCCTACGCCAATGAACGCTGCGTCCAGGAAGAACCTAGTTTAGTAGAATACAAACCTGGTCACCATGCCGCCTGCCACTACCCACTAAGCGTAGAAGAGTGA
- a CDS encoding ABC transporter ATP-binding protein, whose protein sequence is MSTSLLSVEDLKVRFKTEDGIVPSVNGVTFNVDKGETVAIVGESGCGKSITSLSILGLIPSPGEIHHGKIDFNGRDLRTIKKKQLRKLRGNEISMIFQEPMTSLNPVFTIGNQISETIRLHQRLDKKKALMKAVEMLERVGIPDGETVVRRFPHQLSGGMRQRVMIAMALACNPKLLIADEPTTALDVTIQAQILELIKQLKTDFDTGVILITHDLGVVAEVADRVVVMYAGEVVEEAPVVELFENPKHPYTLGLLSSVPKAEHVVDELGTIEGSVPNPTDMPKGCKFHPRCPFATDKCRNEHPQLEQYDPHHKKRCFYDVEKGGVA, encoded by the coding sequence GTGTCGACTTCATTATTGAGTGTTGAAGATTTAAAGGTTCGTTTTAAAACAGAAGACGGAATTGTCCCTTCTGTAAATGGCGTCACATTTAATGTGGATAAAGGCGAAACGGTTGCAATCGTCGGCGAATCAGGCTGTGGGAAAAGCATCACCTCATTGTCGATCCTAGGCTTGATTCCATCTCCAGGTGAAATCCATCATGGGAAAATTGATTTTAACGGAAGAGATTTACGGACAATCAAGAAAAAACAGTTGAGAAAGCTGCGTGGGAATGAGATATCAATGATTTTTCAAGAACCGATGACCTCATTGAACCCGGTTTTTACGATCGGCAACCAGATCAGCGAAACGATCCGCCTGCATCAGCGGCTTGATAAAAAGAAAGCATTGATGAAAGCGGTCGAGATGCTGGAACGCGTCGGGATCCCGGATGGGGAAACCGTGGTACGCCGCTTTCCTCATCAGCTTTCTGGTGGTATGCGCCAGCGTGTGATGATCGCGATGGCTCTTGCATGCAACCCGAAGCTCTTGATTGCAGATGAACCTACGACGGCTCTTGATGTCACCATCCAAGCGCAGATTTTAGAGTTGATCAAGCAATTGAAAACAGACTTCGATACGGGAGTCATTTTGATCACGCATGACCTTGGGGTGGTAGCAGAGGTTGCTGATCGGGTCGTGGTGATGTACGCAGGGGAAGTGGTTGAGGAAGCACCTGTAGTAGAGTTGTTCGAGAATCCGAAGCATCCGTATACATTAGGCTTGTTGAGTTCTGTTCCGAAAGCAGAACATGTTGTGGATGAACTAGGTACCATTGAAGGAAGTGTTCCAAATCCAACCGATATGCCGAAAGGATGCAAGTTTCATCCACGTTGCCCATTTGCGACGGATAAATGCCGGAATGAACATCCGCAATTGGAACAATACGATCCCCATCATAAAAAACGCTGCTTCTATGATGTGGAGAAGGGAGGGGTCGCATGA
- a CDS encoding ABC transporter permease: MYTETETKKDVSLEAPKARIASGRLKWIKLLLRSKTGTLGLVIVLAMVGMAVFADVIAPYNPAETDVVNRLLPPFWAEGGNPEYILGTDNLGRDILSRIIVGSRVSLLVGISAVVLAGAIGLLLGLLAGFYGKWIDTVIMRTVDSFLAIPNILFMLIVLAVVGPSLMTMIFALGGTTWVVYARMVRGETLSVKERDYVRSARAVGAKDVRIIWQYILPNIVSSFIVIATLNVATTIILESSLSFLGLGIQPPDVSWGLMLSDGREYLATSWWVATFPGIAITITVLGIIFLGDWLRDVLDPKMKIK, encoded by the coding sequence ATGTACACCGAAACAGAAACGAAAAAAGACGTCTCACTGGAAGCACCTAAAGCCCGAATAGCCAGTGGCAGATTGAAATGGATAAAACTCTTGTTAAGGAGCAAGACCGGAACATTAGGTTTGGTCATCGTTTTGGCGATGGTCGGGATGGCTGTTTTCGCTGATGTGATTGCACCGTATAACCCAGCCGAGACAGATGTCGTCAACCGGCTATTGCCTCCTTTCTGGGCGGAGGGAGGAAATCCGGAATACATTCTTGGGACCGATAACCTTGGCAGAGACATCCTGAGTCGGATCATCGTTGGTTCACGTGTCTCCCTTCTAGTCGGGATCAGTGCTGTTGTATTAGCTGGAGCAATTGGATTGTTGTTAGGGTTGCTTGCAGGGTTTTACGGAAAGTGGATCGATACGGTGATCATGAGGACGGTTGATTCCTTTTTAGCCATCCCAAATATTTTGTTCATGTTGATCGTTTTAGCAGTTGTCGGTCCAAGCTTGATGACGATGATTTTTGCCCTTGGAGGAACGACATGGGTGGTATATGCCCGGATGGTACGTGGTGAAACGCTTAGTGTGAAAGAACGGGATTATGTCCGGTCGGCAAGAGCAGTAGGGGCAAAGGATGTCCGAATCATTTGGCAATACATCCTCCCGAACATCGTTTCGTCCTTTATCGTCATTGCAACATTGAATGTCGCCACCACCATCATTTTGGAGTCATCTTTAAGCTTCTTAGGGTTGGGGATCCAGCCACCTGACGTTTCATGGGGGTTGATGCTCAGTGATGGAAGAGAGTATCTTGCCACAAGCTGGTGGGTCGCTACATTCCCAGGCATCGCAATCACCATAACCGTACTGGGCATCATCTTTTTAGGAGACTGGTTGAGAGACGTACTCGATCCAAAAATGAAGATCAAATAG
- a CDS encoding ABC transporter permease: MKFLLRQIVRIIPVLFIISLIVFLLVRVTGDPVSLMLPETATEQDKAELRQSLGLNDPLYVQYFTYLGDLVTGDFGESFRYNQPALDIVLERLPASLELAFFSMLIAIIISIPLGVLSAIKRNSFIDLFITGGAVLGKAMPNFWLGIMLILLFAVQFNVLPVSGTGSIYHLILPAITLGTAIAAEMTRLIRSSMLEILSQEYIRTARSKGLIEAIVVNKHALRNALIPVVTIMALQTATLIGGTLITETVFSWPGMGQLLIQAVNLRDMAVVQAATFVIAILVIGSNLLADLTYRYLDPRIKYD, from the coding sequence ATGAAGTTCCTACTGAGACAAATTGTCCGGATCATACCGGTTTTGTTCATCATCAGTTTGATCGTTTTCCTGCTCGTCCGTGTAACCGGTGACCCCGTTTCGCTCATGCTACCTGAAACGGCGACAGAACAGGATAAAGCGGAACTCAGACAATCATTGGGCTTGAATGACCCACTATATGTTCAATATTTTACGTATCTTGGGGATCTGGTCACTGGAGACTTCGGTGAATCGTTCCGCTATAACCAACCTGCTCTGGACATCGTGTTGGAGAGGTTGCCTGCAAGCCTGGAGTTGGCTTTTTTCTCGATGTTGATTGCAATCATCATATCAATCCCACTTGGGGTTTTATCAGCGATCAAGCGTAACTCATTCATCGATCTGTTCATCACAGGGGGAGCGGTTTTAGGGAAAGCGATGCCGAACTTTTGGCTTGGTATCATGCTGATCCTCTTGTTTGCGGTACAGTTCAATGTCTTGCCTGTTTCAGGGACAGGCTCAATCTATCACCTGATTTTACCCGCTATCACGTTAGGTACAGCCATCGCTGCAGAAATGACGCGGCTGATCCGTTCGAGCATGCTGGAGATCCTGAGCCAGGAGTATATCCGGACGGCACGAAGCAAAGGGTTGATTGAGGCGATTGTGGTCAATAAGCATGCCTTACGAAACGCGCTTATCCCTGTTGTGACGATCATGGCGCTTCAGACAGCGACATTGATCGGGGGGACCTTGATTACAGAAACGGTCTTTTCATGGCCGGGAATGGGACAATTACTCATTCAAGCTGTGAACCTCCGTGATATGGCAGTGGTCCAGGCAGCTACCTTCGTGATCGCGATCCTGGTCATCGGAAGCAATTTGCTGGCTGATTTGACTTACCGCTACCTTGATCCAAGGATTAAGTACGATTAA
- a CDS encoding ABC transporter substrate-binding protein — translation MRKFGFTLFIAMLVLSLTACAFNNKSDSGEGEGATEQKQDKKLVIANGTDMVTFDIHDHNNTSTEAIHINMFNYLVKRGDNGDFKSDLAESWENVDDHTWKFKLKEGVKFHNGEDLTAEDVKFTLERVANDNKLLEYANYKQIKEVKVLNDHEFEIITHEPEPALLNRLSRLGSGVLPSQYIEEEGWDQFLKEPAGTGPYKFVEWKKDDRVVLEANPDYFGEEPKWEELVFRAIPEDSTRVSELLTGGIDIAANVPPSDWNRIKENEGTDIAKSPTQRVMMLVLRHTEGHPTSDPKVREAIDLAIDKQAILDSLMEGAGTVTRTRVTPGNTGANEDLYQKTLYDPEKAKELLKEAGYEDGLELELSAPNGRYMKDKESVELMQAMLKEVGIDVKLNFLEWSSFAEKYSSKSFGDMFLIGYGNSMFDAALAMERLSKEQAKGETDYDNPEVEKLLQDAMSNMDPEERAEQYKKAQEMIAEDRPQIYLYQLDSVYGYNEGLKFEPRLDEMIVADEITLK, via the coding sequence GTGAGAAAATTTGGATTTACGTTGTTCATTGCCATGCTTGTGTTGAGTTTGACTGCCTGTGCATTCAATAATAAGTCGGACTCAGGCGAAGGTGAAGGAGCCACCGAGCAAAAGCAGGATAAAAAACTTGTGATTGCCAATGGGACGGATATGGTGACATTCGATATCCATGATCATAACAACACATCTACTGAAGCGATCCATATCAACATGTTCAATTACCTTGTAAAAAGAGGGGATAATGGGGATTTCAAATCCGACCTTGCCGAAAGCTGGGAAAATGTTGACGATCATACCTGGAAATTCAAATTGAAGGAAGGTGTCAAATTCCATAATGGCGAGGATTTGACCGCAGAAGATGTGAAATTCACCCTTGAACGTGTCGCTAATGACAATAAGTTGCTCGAATATGCGAATTACAAACAGATCAAAGAGGTCAAAGTCCTTAACGATCATGAGTTCGAAATCATCACCCATGAACCTGAGCCAGCATTGCTGAATCGTCTTTCCCGTCTAGGATCAGGGGTTCTTCCATCTCAATACATCGAGGAAGAGGGATGGGATCAATTTTTAAAAGAACCAGCCGGGACAGGTCCTTATAAGTTCGTTGAATGGAAAAAAGATGATCGTGTCGTCTTAGAAGCGAATCCTGACTATTTCGGAGAAGAGCCGAAATGGGAAGAACTTGTTTTCAGAGCCATCCCCGAAGATTCTACACGGGTTTCCGAATTGTTGACCGGTGGTATCGATATCGCCGCTAACGTCCCACCAAGTGATTGGAACCGTATTAAAGAAAATGAAGGCACAGATATTGCCAAAAGTCCGACCCAGCGTGTCATGATGCTTGTCTTAAGACATACGGAGGGTCACCCGACATCCGATCCGAAAGTCCGTGAAGCGATCGATCTCGCAATTGATAAACAAGCGATTTTAGACAGCCTGATGGAAGGGGCAGGGACGGTTACACGTACTCGCGTGACCCCAGGCAACACTGGCGCTAATGAAGACCTTTATCAAAAGACGTTGTATGATCCTGAAAAAGCGAAAGAACTTTTGAAAGAGGCTGGATATGAAGATGGCCTTGAGTTGGAATTGAGCGCGCCAAACGGCCGTTATATGAAGGATAAAGAATCTGTGGAATTGATGCAGGCGATGTTGAAAGAAGTCGGGATCGACGTAAAGCTCAATTTCTTAGAATGGAGTTCATTTGCAGAAAAATATTCTTCTAAGAGCTTCGGGGATATGTTCCTGATCGGTTATGGCAATTCCATGTTCGATGCAGCACTAGCAATGGAAAGGCTGAGCAAGGAACAAGCAAAAGGTGAAACCGATTATGACAATCCTGAAGTAGAAAAATTGCTCCAGGATGCGATGAGCAATATGGATCCGGAAGAACGGGCTGAACAATATAAGAAAGCTCAAGAAATGATTGCAGAAGATCGTCCTCAAATCTACCTGTATCAGCTTGATTCTGTATACGGGTACAATGAAGGCTTGAAGTTCGAACCTAGGTTGGATGAGATGATCGTCGCGGATGAAATTACTTTGAAATAG
- a CDS encoding M20 family metallopeptidase, translating to METSIRPTILKEAQQLQEQLSVWRRDFHEHPELGFEEERTSAIVADHLESLGLEVTRNIAKTGVVALLRGKEKGPTFALRADMDALPILDEKTVPYHSKHQGLSHACGHDAHTSMLMGAATILSKRRLEKGNIKFIFQPAEEGRGGAKAMIGHGALADPKVDAIGGLHVNTGITTGNITLSSERVGCGAADFFSLKIIGKGGHAAHPHQTVDSVAVTAEVISALQHISSRQVDPTDPIVITIGSIHGGSASNVITPNVEMTGTVRTLNPELRLKVPDMMEKVIKGITYGFGATYDFDFEFKFPSILNDSELTELAASTAAEVLGEGHYERVKPGMGGEDFAFYTELVPAVFFRLGVGNDKMERYPGHHPKFDIDENALPFGAAMLSQLALNYLENQNEGEKK from the coding sequence TTGGAAACGAGTATACGCCCGACCATTTTAAAAGAGGCTCAACAGTTACAAGAACAATTGTCTGTATGGAGAAGGGATTTCCATGAACATCCGGAGCTTGGGTTTGAAGAAGAACGGACGTCAGCCATTGTTGCTGATCACTTAGAAAGCCTTGGACTCGAGGTGACACGGAACATTGCCAAAACGGGTGTCGTCGCTTTACTTAGAGGAAAGGAGAAAGGTCCGACTTTTGCGCTACGTGCTGATATGGATGCCTTACCGATTTTGGACGAAAAGACGGTCCCGTACCATTCTAAGCATCAAGGTTTGAGCCATGCCTGTGGACATGATGCACATACGTCTATGCTGATGGGTGCCGCGACCATCCTTAGTAAAAGGAGGTTGGAAAAAGGAAACATCAAATTCATTTTCCAGCCAGCTGAAGAAGGCAGGGGCGGAGCAAAAGCGATGATCGGTCATGGGGCACTTGCCGATCCAAAAGTAGATGCGATTGGAGGCCTGCATGTCAACACAGGTATCACCACCGGAAACATCACCTTATCAAGTGAAAGGGTAGGCTGTGGGGCTGCAGATTTCTTTTCATTGAAAATTATCGGAAAAGGCGGACATGCTGCTCACCCACACCAAACAGTCGATTCTGTCGCTGTCACAGCTGAAGTCATTTCAGCTTTACAGCATATTTCAAGCAGACAGGTGGACCCCACAGATCCGATCGTCATTACAATCGGTTCGATACACGGTGGTTCAGCAAGCAATGTCATCACGCCAAATGTAGAAATGACCGGAACAGTCAGGACATTGAATCCAGAGCTGCGCTTGAAAGTCCCAGACATGATGGAAAAAGTGATCAAGGGAATCACATACGGATTCGGAGCAACATACGACTTTGACTTCGAATTCAAATTTCCATCGATTTTAAATGACAGTGAATTGACCGAGCTAGCAGCTTCCACTGCAGCTGAAGTACTTGGAGAAGGCCATTATGAAAGAGTGAAACCTGGAATGGGAGGAGAAGATTTCGCATTCTATACCGAACTGGTTCCGGCTGTGTTTTTCCGCTTAGGGGTTGGAAACGACAAGATGGAACGGTATCCAGGACACCATCCGAAGTTTGACATTGATGAAAATGCTTTACCTTTTGGGGCAGCGATGCTATCTCAATTAGCGCTTAATTACTTGGAAAATCAAAATGAGGGGGAGAAGAAGTGA
- a CDS encoding M20/M25/M40 family metallo-hydrolase, with protein sequence MKDVYQYIEDHKDQYIEWLQELCRIPSVAAQNRGMEEAAEHVVKDLAQKINGETQLVSTSGFPVVYGKVHGTNDKTLSFYNHYDVQPEDPIELWEHPPFEAEIQDGTMYARGVADNKGNLMARIAAVHAYQQVRGELPLNIKFIVEGEEEIGSINLDEFSDKYADLIQADGCIWEFGYRNADGRQQVSLGVKGMNYVELVCKGANTDLHSANAAVIENPAWRLVWALNTLKDENEHVKIDGFYDRVQSLSPDDEEAIRELIYSEKEMLEQLGLSSFLLNLEGEGLKERLIFAPTCTICGIESGYTGEGAKTVLPSEARVKLDFRLVPDQDPLEILQALRKHLDKHGFEDIEIHEMAMEKPGKTPYNDPLSETVISAAQKISNMEPTVMPMSPGTGPMYVLCQKHGIPSVSVGVGNFQSNNHAPNENIHIEDYIDGIKLIATVIEDYAKK encoded by the coding sequence ATGAAAGATGTCTATCAGTACATTGAGGATCACAAAGATCAGTACATAGAATGGTTACAAGAGCTTTGTAGGATCCCGAGTGTAGCTGCCCAGAACAGAGGGATGGAAGAAGCCGCGGAGCATGTAGTAAAGGATTTGGCACAGAAAATAAACGGAGAAACGCAACTCGTCTCAACCTCAGGATTTCCTGTCGTTTACGGTAAGGTCCACGGAACAAATGATAAGACACTCTCGTTTTATAACCATTACGACGTTCAGCCGGAAGACCCGATTGAATTATGGGAGCACCCTCCATTCGAAGCGGAGATACAAGACGGAACGATGTATGCAAGGGGCGTAGCAGATAACAAAGGAAACCTGATGGCACGTATCGCGGCTGTACATGCCTACCAGCAGGTAAGAGGCGAATTGCCACTGAATATCAAGTTCATCGTTGAAGGTGAAGAGGAGATCGGAAGCATCAACCTTGATGAGTTCAGTGATAAATATGCTGACCTCATTCAAGCGGACGGATGTATTTGGGAGTTTGGCTATCGGAATGCCGATGGAAGGCAACAAGTAAGCTTAGGCGTAAAAGGAATGAACTATGTCGAGCTTGTCTGTAAGGGTGCAAACACGGATCTCCATTCCGCAAACGCAGCAGTTATCGAAAACCCAGCCTGGAGGCTTGTTTGGGCATTGAATACGTTAAAAGATGAAAATGAACACGTCAAAATCGACGGTTTTTATGACCGTGTGCAGTCGCTTTCTCCAGATGATGAAGAAGCGATCCGTGAATTGATCTACAGCGAGAAGGAAATGTTGGAGCAGCTAGGTCTGTCTTCCTTTTTATTGAATCTGGAAGGCGAGGGTTTAAAAGAACGGCTGATTTTCGCACCGACCTGTACGATATGCGGAATTGAGTCAGGCTATACGGGCGAAGGAGCAAAGACAGTCCTTCCATCCGAAGCGAGAGTGAAACTGGATTTCCGTCTTGTTCCCGATCAAGACCCACTTGAAATCCTTCAAGCTCTTAGAAAGCATTTGGACAAGCACGGGTTCGAAGATATTGAAATACATGAAATGGCGATGGAAAAACCGGGGAAGACCCCTTACAACGATCCGCTCTCGGAAACGGTCATTTCTGCCGCACAAAAGATCTCGAATATGGAACCGACAGTCATGCCGATGTCACCAGGTACAGGACCGATGTATGTCCTATGCCAAAAACACGGCATTCCATCTGTCTCGGTTGGAGTCGGGAATTTCCAATCGAACAATCATGCACCTAATGAAAACATCCATATAGAGGATTACATAGATGGGATCAAACTGATCGCAACTGTGATTGAAGATTACGCCAAAAAATAA